Within Phycisphaerales bacterium, the genomic segment GCGGCAGCGTAACGTTCCAGAGGCGATTCCAGGGACCGGCACCATCGACGCGTGCGGCCTCGTAAAGGACGGTGGGGACTTCCTGCAAACCCGCTAGATAGATGACGACCGGATGTCCGATCGGCCATAGACTGAGAATGATCATGGCGGGCATCGTCCAGCGTGCATCTCCGAGCCAGTTCGGCGGCGCGGCACCCAACATGTGCAGCAGCGGGCGCAGCACGATGTTCAGCAGCCCGTATTCCCCGTTGAATACCCACATCCAGATCATGGCGGTTGCGACCATCGGCACGAGCGTGGGGACAAAGATGAGGGCGCGCCAGAGCGTGCGGCCGGGAACCGGGGCGTTCAGCGCAATCGCAAAAAGGATCGCAAGCAGGGCGCTGATCGGCAGGGAGAACACTGCGTAGATCGCCGTGTTCTTGAGGACCTTCCAGAACGTCGGGTCATGCAGCAGCGTGCGAAAGTTGTCGAAACCCGTGAAGACGGGACGGCGGATGCCATCGAATTCGCAGAGACTGAGATACAGCGCCATCACCATCGGCACCAGCATGAAGAGTGCAAAGCCAACAGCCCAGGGGCTGATCCACAGCAGGCCTGCGGAGAGCGAATGACCTTGGCCGGAGCAGTTGCGGGTGGCGCGGCTCATGGGTACGTCTCGCCATAGCGGGCCAGACTCTTGCGGGTGGTTTCATGGATCTGATCCATGCGACGCTGGAGGTGATCCAGGCGCGGACCGGGGGCGGCGCTGCCGCGCCAGACGTCGAGGTACGCAGCGTGGAATGCTTCGCGTAATTCAAGCCAGTCGGGCAGGGGGGGGTCGCCCACGGCGCCGGGCAGGCGGGCGAGGCGTTCGTGCACGGCGATCACGGGATTGGGGTGCGTGGCCGTGAAGGTCGGATCCGGGTGCCTGAGCGGACTGCCCTTGTAGTGAATCCAGTTGAGCCATTCGATCGGGCGGAGCGGGGGCATGGGGCGGTGCTCCGTGCGATCGCCCGTGCGGTAAGTGTAGTACTCATAACCGGGCTGGGGCTCGGCTTCTCCCGAGGGGACCTGGACGGGTGGGCTGGTGTAGAGCCAGGCGATGAAGGTCCAGGCGGCCTCCGGGTGCCGCGCGCCGCGCGGGATGATGAGGATGTCCTGGCCGACGTAGCTGCGCGGCTCTCCGTCGACGGTGGGGACAGGCGCGGCAGCGTAGCGCAGCGTCGGGGCATAGTGACGAATCATGTTCGCAAACCACGGCCCCTGCTGCATCATCGCGAGCTTACCGATCATGAACGGATTGTCAGGAGAGTTGAAGTTGCTCAGGCCACTCTCAAAGCGGCCAAGGTCGTTCCCACCGAAGGTGTCGGCGAACTCACGGATAAAGGCGAGCGCGGCTTTCCACTCCGGTGCGTTGCCGACCAGAACGCCACTTTCGCAAACGGTGAAATGGCCGCCGAACCACAGTGGCCAGGTGTACCAGTACCAGCCGATGTTACCGACGTGGCCGGGAATGAAACCCATCCGGGTCAGCACACCGCGTTCATCACGGCCAGCGAGGACGCGACAGTAGGCGAGGAGTTCGGACGTGGTGCGCGGGGCACGGTTCGGATCGAGGTGGGCGGCGCGGAGCGCTTCGGCGTTTTCGGCGAAGACGTCCAGGTTGTAGTACAGGGCGAGTGACCAGGGTGTCAGCGGGAGGCCATAGAGCTCGCCGCGATAGGTGCACTGTTCGTAGTATACCGGAATGATGTCGTCCGCGGAGATGCCGGCGTCGGTGGCGCGCTGCCCGAGTGGCAGGAGGGCGCCCTTGTTGGCGTAGGAAGCGATCAGGTGAGGCCAGAGGCCGATGAGATCGGGCGGGTCGCCGCCGGCAATCGCGACCAGACTCTTGAGGTCGATCTGGGTCGTGGATTCATACTGGACGTAAATGCCTCGCTCCGCACCGACCGTGTCATTGAAGACCCCGACGAGCCGCCGCATCGCGACCCCCTCAAAGTCGGTCCACTTCTCCCAGTAGCGGACAACCACGCGGTCCGGCGGAAGATTGCCGATCGTGCGCGGGCCGAAGAACACGAGGCCGAGCGCTGCCGCGGCCATGGCTGCGATGATGCCGACACGGAGTATTCTGGCGAGTCGTCGCATAAGCCAGAGCATCGCTACTCGAAATAGATGTCGTCCAGGTAGATCGTGAGGCCGGAGGGGTTGACGTCCCAGGAGCTGCTGCAGCCGAACCCGGCGATCACATGCCGCAGATCGCAGCCGGTGAGATCGATCGAGTACTGCCGCCAATCGGTATCGATCCGATGCACCGCTGTCGCAGGAAACGCAAGTGAGTCCCCGTACTCTGTGTCCACACCGCCAACGGTGAAGCTCACCGTGCCGGGGGCGGCGGCGCGCGCCCAAAAGGTAAGTCGGCGGTAGCCACGGAGGTCGAAACCGACACCCGCATGCGCTTCGTCGCGGCCCCAGTTATGCGCAGGATGCAACCAGCGCAGACCGGCCCAGCGGCAGGGCGGACCGTAATCGCACAGGTTGGGGCCGGCGCCCCTCACCGCGAGTGTCAGCTTGATACAGGTGTCGCCACTGCGCGGGTTGGTGCGCCAGGCCTCGTCGACATGGACATCCCCGGCATCGCCCTGGCGGCCGGTCGGCGTGAAGTGGTTCTGCGGTGCGTGAGCGTCGCGATAGACACAGAACGGCGGGCGCGGTGCGGTCTCGCCGGCGGGCTGGGACGTGGGAGCCGGGTGCGCCGGGACGGTCTGCGGCGGCGGGCCGTTCGCCTGGAATGCCGCGGCAAGGGGTTTCGCTACCCGCCCCGCATCGTAGAGCCCGAAATGCGGCTCGAACGCACGCCACTCCTTCCACGTCTGATCGAAGGCCTCGAAGTAAGCGAACACGAGCGGGTACGTAGCGAGTTGCTCATAGTATTCCCGCTGGGCGGCCGGGGTGTAGGTCGCGCCGCCCGCAGTGGGCCAACCAACTTCCTTCAACCAGACGAACCGGTCGGCTCGACGCTGCAGATCCTCATAAGCACCGCGCGTCCACCGTACAGCGGCCTCCACGGTACTGCAGTGGTGGTAGACAGGATGAGCGTTGGGAAAGACCCAATCGCCGACGTGCAGGACCCGGGCCTCGACGTAGTCGCCGATCTCCTCCGTCGTGGTCACGGGTTTATGGATTGCGGAGCGCAAGCGATCCATCGCAACAACCAGTTGCTCAAAGCTGTAGCGCTGGCCGAGCCCCTCGTTACCCACGCAGACGCCGAGGACCAGCTCATGCGCGCCTAGGGCGCGCGCGTGGGCGAGTTCCTCTTCGTCAAGCGGGTCCCAGACCCCGAGGATCACACCGCGGAACCCCGCTGCGGCGGCCAGGGGGATGATTTCCCTGAGGCGCTCCGGCTTGCAGCCGTAAGTAATCAGTCCGGAGAAACCACCCTTTCGCAGGATCGTGAGATCGGCCCGGACCTCCGGCGTGTCTGCGTAGGAATTCTCCTGCGGATTGGAGTGGGTCGGGTTGTAGCAGATCCAGGCGAGGGCTGTGACGCGCTGTTGCCAATCCTGCGTAACACGGGCCGTCTGGCTGCGCAACGCCAGCTTCGGTGTGCGGTCACTCTCGAACAGGCCCCAGTGCTTTTCGACTTCGTCCGGGTGCGCGCCCCCCTTCCACTTCTCGTCAAAGGCCTGGAAATAGAAGTTGGGCACTTGCTGGCGTGTGGTCCAAGCAAGGAAATCGGCATAGAACTGGGCTTGTTCCACCGTACCGGCCCGGCCGCGGATGTGCCTTGCTTCTTCACCTTCGGTATGCCTCTTCGTCGCCCAGCCGACTTCGGTCAGCACGATCGGGTGGGCTGGATGAGCCGCCTGAACCATGGCGAACTCGCGCTGCGTGAATGCGACGGCATCCTCGAGCTGCACACCGCGCCACATGGCGTAGATGTGCGTTGCGATGAAGTCAACCTCCGCCGCGATTTCCCTGCTGCGCGGCTCAAGCCAGAAGGTGTAGTCATCCGCCGTCGTCACGGGAACACGTGTACGCGCGCGCACCTCGCGAAGATACGGGATGAGCACGTCGGGGGCGACACGGTGCGCGGACCAGGAAACTTGGGTTTCATTGCCGACGCTGACGCCGATCACGACATCCGGGTAGGCATTGGCGAGCTGGATGGCGCAGGCAACTTCACGGCGGTTGGCGGAGACCGCTTCGGGGCCGGATTCCGGGGCGATCCACGCACCGAGCAAAACCTGCATGCCGAGCTTACGCTCATGGATGAGGCGCACAACGGATTCGGCCGCTCCGCCGGCTGCATACATGCGGAGCAGGCCCCAGTGTCTGGCGAGCAGGTCGAGGTCTTCTGCAAGTTGCGCTTCGCTGGGCTGCGCGCCGCCGGGCGCCTGACCGTCGCGGTGCGGGCCGTAGGAAATCGCGTTGCCGACCCAGCGGCCGCCCTGCCAGAGTTGCAGCGGCCGCAGGTCGCTTGGCGGGTCCGCTTGACCGGCGATCACGGCGGCGGCGGACCATGCCAACCCAGCCACCAGCAGCCAGGACGAGCACACACGGATGTGCAGCGCGCTGTTTCGCCAACCGGCACGCAGTAGCGCTATCCATTGCAGCGGAAGGTGGATCAGCGGCGCGCGGCCTGGTGAATTGCATGCCATGGCAATCGCAATGTAGCAAAGGTGCCGCGCGTCAACCAGCATAAAAAAGTGTTCCGTTCGCTGTTGACGGCACCGCGTCCGGCCACCCCAGGCCGGGCGCTCAGCGTGGCGGCCCGCCAACCCACTTGTCGATCACAGTGTTTATGAATCAGTTTCATCACCGGAGGTGCACGCTGGGTGCGGAGGTCGCCAGGGCGGGTCATCGGGCACGTCTGATAATTCGACTCACCGGGTCGAATATCCTGTTATTTCAGCACTTCTCAACGGAGACTTGACGCCCCCGCATGCGGGAGCTATGCTTTGGTACAGTTTATGAAACTGTTTTGTCGCACGGTTTACTTTCACTTCAGACCCCGCGGCAGAAAGTGCTCTTCATGTCATCGGTTCGTGCGATTGCCAAGCAGGTCGGGGTATCCATCAGCACCGTCTCGCGCGCGCTGAACAACGACCCGGCGGTGAGTCCGGCCACGCGCGAACGAGTCATGCGCGCGGTCAACCACTGCGGCTACACCGCCGCGGTCGGCAAGCGCACCCTGACGGGTATCGGATTGTGCTACACCGGACCGCTCACCGTCTCAGACCCCTTCGACTCGGCCGTGCTCGGTGGCATTACACGCGGGCTCGACGAGGGGAAGTTCGACCTCGTCGTCCTCAACATGCAGCGCGACATTCAAGCCAACGAGACCTACACCGACTTCTTCCGGCGTAAGGGGCTGCGCGGTGTCCTGCTGCGGACCGTGGCGGATCTCCGGCACATCTGCATCGACATCGCAAACGAGGAATTTCCGCACGTGGTCATCAGTGACCGCTTCGAAGAGCCGAATGTGAACTTTGTCGATTGTGATTCGCGCAGCGACACGACCCGGGCGGTCGATTATCTCGTCTCTCTCGGGCACAAGCGGATCGCGTTCTCGATGCATAACACGCGGGATCGTGATCACCTCGACCGCTTTGACGGTTACTGCGAAGCCCTGGCAGCGCATGCCATCCCGTTCGACGAGCGCCTCGTATTTCGGCACCCCTACACGAAGGAAGGCGGGGCGGCGGCCGTAAACATCGCCATCACCATGCGGCCGCGACCGACGGCGATTGTTTTTGCGGATCCCCAGACGTCGATCGGCGCGATCAAGCGGGCCTACGAGCTGGGCGTGCGAATCCCCGACGACCTCTCGATTGTCGGCATTGATGACACGGACGCCAGGTACGGGGCCTGCCCCACGCTGACGGCGGTGTGTCAGGATGCCGCCCGGCTTGGATATGAGGCGGCCCGTTGGCTCACGCGCAACCTGACCGGCGCAGCGGCCGTAGGACTGCGGCGCACCTTCCCGACCTTCTTCGAGGTGAATCAGACCACCGCTCCGCCGGGCTCACATCTTCGAACCCGCGCGAGCCGACAGAGGAGCGCAACATGACGCCCTGGCGAAACCTGCTCGCCGCACCGCGGCGCAGGGGCTTTACGCTGATCGAGTTGCTCGTGGTGGTCGCAATCATCGCGCTGCTCATTTCCATCCTGCTGCCCGCCCTGAGTCGTGCCCGGGAAGCCGCCAAGACGACGAAATGCCTGTCCAATCTGCGCAGCGCCGGACAGGCCGCGCATGTAATCTACACCGAACTGGGTCGCATGCAGCTCGTCGCGAACCAACAGAACGTAGACGCGGTCGACCCGGCGCGGACTAAGTACTGGTATACCCAAAACGGCGAGCTGATGACCTGGCCGCTGGCCCTGGCGCGCGGCACCGGTATGCCATACGGGAACAACTGGGATTGGGGTGTTCGGGAGGGCACCTACGCGCTCGCCAGAGAACGCCTCCAGGAGATGAACGCCGAGTTGAAGTTCCTGGTGTGTCCGAGTGACGCGGTGCGCGTGGCAACACCGTTCTACCCGCGCGAAACCGGGCTGCTGTCCGGGGCCCCCAGCGGACCCGCCGGGGCGGGGGCCGTGGAGTATTGGGGGTTCCTGAGCTACGGCGTGAACGAGGATGTGGTGGGCTCGGACGTGGCACCGACCGCCCTGACCGGCCTGACCATTCCGGCGTGTTGGCGCGCGGGCTTGCTCCCCAACGGAGACTGCGTGGAGTGCTATGGCGAGGTGTTTGCGCCCCCGGGATTCCCGTGCGCGAACGACGGGCGGCGGCTGCAGGGCAATCTGGACAAGATCTTCCGGCCGAGCGAAGT encodes:
- a CDS encoding sugar ABC transporter permease, with product MSRATRNCSGQGHSLSAGLLWISPWAVGFALFMLVPMVMALYLSLCEFDGIRRPVFTGFDNFRTLLHDPTFWKVLKNTAIYAVFSLPISALLAILFAIALNAPVPGRTLWRALIFVPTLVPMVATAMIWMWVFNGEYGLLNIVLRPLLHMLGAAPPNWLGDARWTMPAMIILSLWPIGHPVVIYLAGLQEVPTVLYEAARVDGAGPWNRLWNVTLPLLSPTIFYNIVMGIIFVWQVFAIPHIMLRGGGPQQNVYFYSMYLYDVGFTFQRFGYACLLSWVQLLIILVLTVCAFQLSKRVVHYQ
- a CDS encoding extracellular solute-binding protein; this translates as MLWLMRRLARILRVGIIAAMAAAALGLVFFGPRTIGNLPPDRVVVRYWEKWTDFEGVAMRRLVGVFNDTVGAERGIYVQYESTTQIDLKSLVAIAGGDPPDLIGLWPHLIASYANKGALLPLGQRATDAGISADDIIPVYYEQCTYRGELYGLPLTPWSLALYYNLDVFAENAEALRAAHLDPNRAPRTTSELLAYCRVLAGRDERGVLTRMGFIPGHVGNIGWYWYTWPLWFGGHFTVCESGVLVGNAPEWKAALAFIREFADTFGGNDLGRFESGLSNFNSPDNPFMIGKLAMMQQGPWFANMIRHYAPTLRYAAAPVPTVDGEPRSYVGQDILIIPRGARHPEAAWTFIAWLYTSPPVQVPSGEAEPQPGYEYYTYRTGDRTEHRPMPPLRPIEWLNWIHYKGSPLRHPDPTFTATHPNPVIAVHERLARLPGAVGDPPLPDWLELREAFHAAYLDVWRGSAAPGPRLDHLQRRMDQIHETTRKSLARYGETYP
- a CDS encoding LacI family DNA-binding transcriptional regulator, translated to MSSVRAIAKQVGVSISTVSRALNNDPAVSPATRERVMRAVNHCGYTAAVGKRTLTGIGLCYTGPLTVSDPFDSAVLGGITRGLDEGKFDLVVLNMQRDIQANETYTDFFRRKGLRGVLLRTVADLRHICIDIANEEFPHVVISDRFEEPNVNFVDCDSRSDTTRAVDYLVSLGHKRIAFSMHNTRDRDHLDRFDGYCEALAAHAIPFDERLVFRHPYTKEGGAAAVNIAITMRPRPTAIVFADPQTSIGAIKRAYELGVRIPDDLSIVGIDDTDARYGACPTLTAVCQDAARLGYEAARWLTRNLTGAAAVGLRRTFPTFFEVNQTTAPPGSHLRTRASRQRSAT
- a CDS encoding type II secretion system protein, which gives rise to MTPWRNLLAAPRRRGFTLIELLVVVAIIALLISILLPALSRAREAAKTTKCLSNLRSAGQAAHVIYTELGRMQLVANQQNVDAVDPARTKYWYTQNGELMTWPLALARGTGMPYGNNWDWGVREGTYALARERLQEMNAELKFLVCPSDAVRVATPFYPRETGLLSGAPSGPAGAGAVEYWGFLSYGVNEDVVGSDVAPTALTGLTIPACWRAGLLPNGDCVECYGEVFAPPGFPCANDGRRLQGNLDKIFRPSEVALFTDIGASLDDIPNPEPEWRFASLLLSAQAKGPYLGDFQERHGRLPLFRHPGGRINVARADASALGVNGTGRKIDIPGDNKVNYFTPRVRVSPYKPAECPGF